From the Candidatus Hinthialibacter antarcticus genome, the window AACCGCCGTTTTGATCCCAATTTTTTAGAAGTCCATCGTAAAATCACAAGCGGCGCCATTGGCGATCCCCAAATTTTAAAGATAACCAGCCGTGATCCGTCACCGCCTCCCATTGAGTATGTCAAAGTATCGGGCGGCATGTTTTTAGATATGACCATCCATGATTTTGACATGGCCCGGTATCTGGTGGGCAGCGATATCACCGGGGTGTATGCCGCTGGTGGAGTACTCGTTGATCCACGCATTGGAGACGCAGGCGATATTGATACGGCGCTGATTACCCTGCATTTTTCCAATGGGGCCATCGGCGTGATTGATAACAGCCGACAGGCTGCTTACGGCTACGACCAGCGAGTTGAAGTTTTTGGGTCGGACGGTATGATCTCTGCTGAAAACAATACTCCAACCCGGACGCAAATCAGCAACAAGGACGGAATTCACTCGCCGTTGCCGCTTCATTTTTTCATGGACCGCTACATTGATTCGTACATTGAAGAAATGAGGCAGTTCATTGATTCAGTTGTGAATGATACGCCTCCTCCCGTTACGGGAATCGACGGACGCCAACCCGTCGAGATTGGGCTAGCGGCTCAACTGTCATTGAAAGAAAACCGTTTAGTCAATTTATAAATGGGGCAATCAGCGCCGCGCGATTCTAAAACCTTGATCCAGATTGATTATGCAGGTTTATCAATAAACTGTATCGCGAAAGAATTTTATCGACTCGACTTTAATTGCTGTAATAAGTCGACGGTTTCATTCACCAGTTTTTCTCCGGCTCCCGTTTGCACCGATGAGGTAACGACTTCATAACTTCCCTCCTCATAGGCTTTGCAAGTCGGGATATAGAAATCGAAATCGTTTGCGAGCGTGATGATAAAGTTGTTCTTAAACGGAGAGCGTTTCTTTAATTCCATTCCCAATTCAACAAAAATCTCATGCGGCCAGGTAATAACTGCGGTGTCAGCGCCAAGCCGGAACGCATGAATCTCCATTGTATGAAATTCACCTTCTTGCCTCATCAGCATGTCGGTATTCAACACTTTCCATGCTTCAACCAGCGCCAAAAAGGGGGGCTTCTTCTCAAACTGCGTTTGAAACGCTTCACGCGCTTTTTGAATTTTTGCTTCAGAAATCGCGGCAAATGGAACCTCGATTTTCCTAGTAAGCACCGCCAGCGATGGCGGCGCAACCGCTTTTAATTCTGGAACCTTTTGTAGAATGGTCTGCGTGAATGCGTTCGCGATATATTCAGAATTGTTATTGGGTTCTTTCGTATAAAAATTGATATGGTTGGTATCGCCCGACGTCCCCTGCCCGTAAAGCGAAAAGAAATGCGCGCCAAATTCGTTACGAAGATTGGTTTGCAACAATCCGGGAAAATCCGCTCCATATTGATCGCCGCCAAACACAGCCGTATGCACAGCGAACGAAGTCAGTGAGCCGATTGGCTTTTGATCGTTGGCGTCTCGAAAAAGCAGAATCGGAAAATCTTCATCAACTGGCCCGGCGGCCCGCACGATATCGGGGTTCATTTTTCCTGGATTAAACCGCACCGACCCGTCTTTCATGTGAAAGCGGCGGTTAAAAGCAATGCCCTTTTGTTGCGCAACGCCGACTTCCAGCGTTACCGTTTTCATATTGACCGCCGCCTGTTGCGCCGATTGGACGCAGCGATCTACAAGAATTTTTTGATAATCAATGGTTGCGTTTGGGTCTTTGCCATGCGCCTCGATAGCGGCTTCGTGAAACAGGTTCCACAGAGTCCCATAAAACTCCGGCCCGGCATGAGTGTGCGTGGCCGCAACCGATATGTTCTTGAATGGAATGCCGAGCGATTCCTGTACCCGATGCCGCACCTGGTTGGTGATCGGCGACGGGATGCTGCACAGATCGCAGATCACCAATGCGGCTTTGACGCCGCCTTGCTCCCAGACCATTGCTTTGGCAAAAAGCGGATCGTGAACGCCGTTGTTGAATTTTTCGTAATAGTTCCCTGCCATACGCCAACCCACAGGCGGAGTAATTTCGACTTGAGAACTGCCCAGCAAAAACGCCTCGTCGTCATTCGCGAATGAAGACGGCGCCGCAAACGAAAAAATAGCAATCATGCAAAGTATGTTTATGAATAGATGTAATTTCATGCCTAATTCTCTCCATCGTTTTATTCACATTGATAAGCGATCAAATGAGATTCAAATTCGTTTCATTCTCTGGTAGGATGAACGAACAATGCTATAGCATACTCTCATATTTTTTGTCGTTTGAAAATACTTCTTTCCAGGGAAAGGAATTTACCATGGCCCGCCCTACTCAATCACGACGAGCATTCTTTCAAAAAACCTCCATCGCCGCCGCGCTTCCATTACTGACCGTGCTGCCTCAGTCCGCAAAAGGCGCAAATGATCGCCTGCAAATCGGGGCCATTGGCTGCGGCAGCCGAGGGCGCAACGCGCTGATGACCGAGATTCATCAATTCAGCGCCGACCAGAACGTTGCCATTACCGCCGTTTGCGACGTGTGGAACCAACATCGTGAATCGGCGGCCTCCATGACCGAAGAATGGTTTGGTAAACGGGCGCAGGAATTCGTTGATTATAGGGATGTCCTGGCCCTTTCCGATATCGACGCCGTTACCATCGCGACGCCCGACCACCTTCATGCAACCATTTTGTATGACGCCGTCAAAGCAGGCAAAGACGCCTACTGTGAAAAACCGCTGGCCCGTAATCTCAAAGAACTCCACCGGGTGGTCGACGCCGTCAAACAGTCCGACCGCGTTGTCCAACTGGGAACGCAGTTGCGCAGTTATCCCTCTTTCACTGGATGCCGCAAAGCCGTACACGATCAAACACTGGGCAAAATCATCAAAGTCGCGCAAACCCGCAACTATTACGAACCCTACTGGTATGGCTTCAAACGCGACATCAAAGAATCCGACACCCATTGGGAACAGTTTTTAGGCCATGTCAAACACCGCGATTTTAACGACGATCAACATAGCGTCTGGTATGGATACCGCGACTTCACCGACGGTTCAATCTCAAACTTGATGTGCCATTTCATTGATCTGGTCCATTATATTACCGGCGCCCAGTTCCCCTCTTGCGCGGTCACACTTTGCGGCAATTACGCCTGGGAAGACCAGCGCACCTGCCCCGATTCCGTCCACACATTGCTTGAATACCCTGAAGGGTTCATGGTGAGCTACTCGACGTCCTGCGGAAACGGCAACGGAAATTACACCAAGTTCTGGGGAACCAAAGGAATGATCGACGCCACCGATTGGCGCGAACCATTTATGACCGGAGACGGGACAAACGCCGAAGGACGCATCGAAAAAAAGCAGCGCGTCCCCGACGTGGATATCGCGCCCCACATGCTCAACTGGCTGCAATGCCTACGCAACCGGGAGCAACCCAACGCCGATATCAACGCAGGCTATCAACACGCCATCGCCTGCCTGCTGGCTGACGCGGCCTATCTCAAAGAACGGAAAATGACCTACGATCCCAAAAAGCGTAAATTCAAATCCGCATAATGCGCAACACGGCTTGAAAGGACAATGAGACATGAAAAAAGCATTCGTATTCTTCTTAATCCTCACAACCACCCTGCTTGCAGGCTCGATACATGCAGCACACCACGACGGCCTGCTTGCTGGTTATGCGGAGGTCGATATTACTCCCCCTATGGGCGTTGGAATGCCCGGGTATTTTAGTGAACGCAAGGCCGATGGCGTTCTCGACCCCTTGCGGATCAAATCGCTCGCTCTCACCCATGATGACGCGACGGTACTCGTTCTTGCGGTTGATCTCATTTCGTTAAAGCGTCCAGTCATCGACAAAATGCGCGACGCCATCACAACAGCAACAAACGTCCCGGCGGAGCGAATCTTCATCCATGCGACCCACACCCATACTGGCGCCCGCGTATCTGAAATTGAAGACAAACTTCCAGGACAAGCAGCGGCTGCCGTTCTCAAAGCATTAGAGAACCAAAAGCCGGAGGCGAAAGTCACCTGCGGCAGCGCACAAGAGAACACAGTCACATTCATTCGCCGTTATCTGATAACGGACGGTTCAGTGCGCACCAATCCAGGACGCGCCAACCCAAACATC encodes:
- a CDS encoding neutral/alkaline non-lysosomal ceramidase N-terminal domain-containing protein — encoded protein: MKLHLFINILCMIAIFSFAAPSSFANDDEAFLLGSSQVEITPPVGWRMAGNYYEKFNNGVHDPLFAKAMVWEQGGVKAALVICDLCSIPSPITNQVRHRVQESLGIPFKNISVAATHTHAGPEFYGTLWNLFHEAAIEAHGKDPNATIDYQKILVDRCVQSAQQAAVNMKTVTLEVGVAQQKGIAFNRRFHMKDGSVRFNPGKMNPDIVRAAGPVDEDFPILLFRDANDQKPIGSLTSFAVHTAVFGGDQYGADFPGLLQTNLRNEFGAHFFSLYGQGTSGDTNHINFYTKEPNNNSEYIANAFTQTILQKVPELKAVAPPSLAVLTRKIEVPFAAISEAKIQKAREAFQTQFEKKPPFLALVEAWKVLNTDMLMRQEGEFHTMEIHAFRLGADTAVITWPHEIFVELGMELKKRSPFKNNFIITLANDFDFYIPTCKAYEEGSYEVVTSSVQTGAGEKLVNETVDLLQQLKSSR
- the iolG gene encoding inositol 2-dehydrogenase — protein: MNTSNKVNVGVIGTGRIGRVHAEHLAYRISNARLEAICDVNFSSAQECAAQLNVKNVYDSAEPILADGKIDAVVICSSTNTHAPLIEQAAQAGKHVFCEKPIDYDLARIDHALKVVEQSGVKFMVGFNRRFDPNFLEVHRKITSGAIGDPQILKITSRDPSPPPIEYVKVSGGMFLDMTIHDFDMARYLVGSDITGVYAAGGVLVDPRIGDAGDIDTALITLHFSNGAIGVIDNSRQAAYGYDQRVEVFGSDGMISAENNTPTRTQISNKDGIHSPLPLHFFMDRYIDSYIEEMRQFIDSVVNDTPPPVTGIDGRQPVEIGLAAQLSLKENRLVNL
- a CDS encoding Gfo/Idh/MocA family oxidoreductase encodes the protein MARPTQSRRAFFQKTSIAAALPLLTVLPQSAKGANDRLQIGAIGCGSRGRNALMTEIHQFSADQNVAITAVCDVWNQHRESAASMTEEWFGKRAQEFVDYRDVLALSDIDAVTIATPDHLHATILYDAVKAGKDAYCEKPLARNLKELHRVVDAVKQSDRVVQLGTQLRSYPSFTGCRKAVHDQTLGKIIKVAQTRNYYEPYWYGFKRDIKESDTHWEQFLGHVKHRDFNDDQHSVWYGYRDFTDGSISNLMCHFIDLVHYITGAQFPSCAVTLCGNYAWEDQRTCPDSVHTLLEYPEGFMVSYSTSCGNGNGNYTKFWGTKGMIDATDWREPFMTGDGTNAEGRIEKKQRVPDVDIAPHMLNWLQCLRNREQPNADINAGYQHAIACLLADAAYLKERKMTYDPKKRKFKSA